A genomic region of Drosophila kikkawai strain 14028-0561.14 chromosome X, DkikHiC1v2, whole genome shotgun sequence contains the following coding sequences:
- the LOC108075997 gene encoding microtubule-associated protein RP/EB family member 1-like has translation MKCVTSITSIRNAGNMSRYQMVDWINGKSQEINITRIEDLCTGVAYCRLMKTIFPKSINLKRVKMLPMGEKDYVHNLRLLQAAFNYLELDYPVPIDLLIQGRFKHNFEFLQFFKKFYDSQTKPELKRKIARVVPRMKASNQVGTKSYLGEMAVIEEEKPVNPKQIQAELLEKIIRARDFAYNKLVMIEQMIAKIDKDEEHLQEFCRIINSVLSAPRNDQDPDGNIEINDGKIGLYNGNLDFEDGNIDAKDEYKDDKDEYNEYIQAMSGYLDPAHNPH, from the coding sequence ATGAAGTGCGTCACCAGCATCACCTCCATTCGGAATGCTGGAAACATGTCGCGTTACCAAATGGTAGACTGGATCAATGGCAAAAGTCAGGAGATAAACATAACCAGGATCGAGGATCTATGCACTGGTGTTGCCTACTGTCGCTTGATGAAGACAATCTTCCCCAAAAGCATAAATCTGAAGCGAGTGAAGATGTTGCCCATGGGGGAGAAGGATTACGTGCACAATCTGAGGCTCCTGCAGGCTGCTTTCAATTATTTGGAACTTGATTACCCAGTGCCAATTGATCTACTCATCCAGGGACGTTTCAAGCACAACTTTGAATTTTTGCAATTCTTTAAGAAATTCTACGACTCGCAGACAAAGCCAGAATTGAAGAGAAAGATAGCTCGGGTTGTGCCCAGGATGAAGGCGTCGAATCAAGTTGGAACCAAGTCGTATTTGGGAGAAATGGCAGTCATCGAGGAGGAAAAACCAGTGAATCCTAAACAAATCCAGGCAGAGTTACTCGAGAAAATAATTCGAGCTAGGGATTTTGCCTACAATAAACTGGTGATGATCGAACAAATGATAGCCAAGATAGATAAAGATGAAGAGCATTTGCAAGAGTTTTGTCGTATCATCAACTCTGTGCTCTCAGCACCCAGGAATGATCAGGATCCGGATGGAAATATAGAGATTAACGATGGAAAAATTGGACTTTACAATGGAAATTTAGACTTTGAAGATGGAAATATAGATGCTAAAGATGAATATAAAGACGATAAGGATGAATATAATGAATATATACAAGCTATGAGTGGATATTTAGATCCAGCACATAACCCGCACTAA